One genomic window of Blastopirellula retiformator includes the following:
- the ald gene encoding alanine dehydrogenase, with protein MIVGIPREVKRDEYRVAILPVGVEELTRAGHRVLVQSGAGDGSGIPDEDYVANGAVMVDDAESIFGEADMIMKVKEPQPKEFPLIRAGQTIFTYFHFAASLELTEAMLNSGSICVAYETLRDSAGRLPLLTPMSEVAGRMSVQEGAKYLERPQMGRGILLGGVPGVKPAHIAILGGGIVGANAAKIAAGFQADVNILDINMERLRYLDDTMPANVNCLYSDRHTIREQLRLADLVIGAVLIPGAKAPSLVTRDDLKIMKPGSVIIDVAVDQGGCVETTKPTTHSDPTYIIDDVVHYCVANMPGAVGRTSTFALCNVTLRWALEIANQGAEEAAQRSAPLASAMSICRGEVTHEPVAKTFGMSYSPKFDHN; from the coding sequence GTGATTGTTGGAATCCCTCGCGAAGTTAAAAGAGATGAATACCGCGTCGCCATCTTGCCGGTTGGCGTCGAAGAGCTGACCCGCGCTGGGCATCGCGTCTTGGTTCAATCGGGAGCAGGGGATGGTTCCGGCATCCCCGACGAAGACTATGTCGCCAATGGCGCCGTGATGGTCGACGACGCCGAATCGATCTTTGGCGAAGCCGACATGATCATGAAGGTCAAAGAGCCGCAGCCGAAAGAATTTCCGCTGATCCGCGCCGGCCAGACGATCTTCACCTATTTCCACTTCGCCGCCAGTCTCGAACTGACCGAAGCGATGCTCAACAGCGGCTCGATCTGCGTCGCCTACGAAACGCTTCGCGACAGCGCCGGTCGTCTTCCGCTGCTGACGCCGATGAGCGAAGTCGCCGGCCGCATGAGCGTGCAGGAAGGCGCGAAGTATCTGGAACGCCCGCAAATGGGACGCGGCATTTTGCTGGGCGGCGTGCCGGGCGTCAAACCGGCCCACATCGCTATCTTGGGCGGCGGCATCGTCGGCGCCAACGCCGCGAAAATCGCGGCGGGTTTCCAGGCCGACGTCAACATCCTCGACATCAACATGGAGCGGCTCCGTTATCTGGACGACACGATGCCGGCCAACGTCAACTGCCTGTACAGCGATCGCCACACCATTCGCGAGCAACTTCGCCTGGCCGACCTGGTCATCGGCGCGGTGCTGATTCCCGGCGCCAAGGCTCCGAGCCTGGTGACGCGGGACGACCTGAAGATCATGAAGCCGGGCAGCGTGATCATCGACGTTGCGGTCGATCAGGGGGGCTGCGTCGAGACGACCAAGCCGACCACCCATAGCGATCCGACCTACATCATCGACGATGTCGTCCACTACTGCGTCGCCAACATGCCGGGCGCGGTGGGACGAACCAGCACCTTCGCCCTGTGCAATGTCACGCTGCGGTGGGCCCTGGAAATCGCCAATCAAGGCGCCGAAGAGGCGGCCCAGCGGTCGGCCCCGCTCGCCTCGGCGATGAGCATCTGTCGGGGGGAAGTGACGCATGAGCCGGTTGCGAAAACGTTCGGCATGTCTTACAGTCCCAAGTTTGACCATAACTAA
- the mtnA gene encoding S-methyl-5-thioribose-1-phosphate isomerase has translation MQSELTADIEPIRFVGQTDGTLELLDQTRLPVELTVIRCSDVETVWEAIKKLRVRGAPAIGIAAAYGVVVGLQTVGDEDAAAFWKRLDEVTDYLAGSRPTAVNLFWALDRMKRVAHQLRDAGQSIAEIRTALVAEAKTIHAEDRDTCRAIGRHGADELKGAANFLTHCNAGGLATAEYGTALAVFFTLQDDGKDLHVFVDETRPLLQGARLTAWELAQRKIRATLICDSMAAQVMREGRVDAIVTGADRIAANGDSANKIGTYSLAVLAKAHGIPFYIAAPISTFDMAIDSGDEIPIEERASEEITHGFGKQTAPEGIGVYNPAFDVTPAELIQGIITERGVISPVTTEMVAKMFAAE, from the coding sequence ATGCAGTCCGAACTGACGGCCGACATAGAACCCATTCGCTTCGTCGGCCAGACCGATGGCACGCTGGAGTTGCTCGATCAAACGCGGTTGCCGGTCGAATTGACCGTCATCCGCTGCTCCGACGTGGAGACAGTCTGGGAAGCGATCAAAAAGCTCCGCGTCCGCGGCGCCCCGGCGATCGGCATTGCCGCCGCCTACGGCGTTGTGGTCGGGCTGCAGACCGTGGGCGACGAGGACGCCGCGGCATTCTGGAAACGTCTCGACGAAGTGACCGACTACCTGGCCGGCAGTCGGCCGACGGCGGTCAACTTGTTTTGGGCGCTCGATCGGATGAAGCGGGTTGCGCATCAGTTGCGCGACGCCGGCCAGTCGATCGCCGAGATTCGCACGGCGCTGGTCGCCGAAGCGAAGACGATTCATGCCGAGGACCGCGACACCTGTCGGGCGATCGGTCGGCACGGCGCCGACGAACTGAAGGGCGCCGCCAACTTTCTGACGCATTGCAACGCCGGCGGTTTAGCGACTGCCGAGTATGGCACCGCGCTGGCCGTCTTCTTCACGCTGCAGGATGACGGCAAGGATCTGCATGTCTTCGTCGACGAAACCCGGCCGCTGCTGCAAGGCGCCCGACTTACGGCGTGGGAACTGGCGCAGCGCAAGATTCGCGCGACATTGATCTGCGATTCGATGGCGGCCCAGGTGATGCGCGAAGGTCGCGTCGATGCGATCGTGACCGGCGCTGACCGGATTGCGGCCAACGGCGACTCGGCCAACAAGATCGGCACCTACTCGTTGGCGGTCTTGGCCAAGGCGCATGGCATCCCGTTCTATATCGCCGCGCCGATCAGCACGTTTGATATGGCGATCGATTCCGGCGACGAGATCCCGATCGAAGAGCGGGCCTCCGAAGAAATCACGCACGGCTTCGGCAAGCAAACGGCCCCCGAAGGGATCGGCGTCTACAACCCGGCGTTCGACGTCACGCCGGCCGAGCTGATCCAGGGGATCATTACCGAGCGAGGCGTGATCTCGCCGGTGACGACCGAGATGGTCGCCAAGATGTTTGCGGCCGAGTAA
- a CDS encoding carboxypeptidase M32, whose amino-acid sequence MADHQQQYDALCQEISEAAKLDGIQQLLEWDERTIMPAKAGTHRAEQVSLLAGLIHERRTSAKVGELLASLRDSPLAEDPHSDMGTTIRVLSREYERDSKLPQALVVELSKAKVLAQQVWVQARSGNNFPLFRPQLDNMLKLMRETADAIGYAESRYDALLDYYEPEAKTSEVAAALTALKDDLAPLVAEIAQSGRHPKMDILKRDYPIALQEEFGKRVAKEIGFDFEAGRLDVTHHPFCCGVGPHDCRITTRYDQNFFPSAFYSTLHEVGHGLYDQGLRSDQFGLPPGLAVSLGLHESQSRMWENMVGRSYPFWRHYYPELKKLFPSLGDTPMGDFHFAVNDVRPSLIRVEADEATYNLHIIIRFELEQALLSGDLPVADLPGAWNEKYQQLLGLSSDDDADGCLQDVHWSAGLIGYFPTYSLGNMYSAQLFDQAAIDLGDLAEMFRHGVFMPLLDWLREKVHQPGSCYPAPQLMQNICGESLDHRPLLKYLRTKYAPLYGIEH is encoded by the coding sequence ATGGCTGACCACCAACAACAGTACGACGCGCTTTGCCAGGAGATCAGCGAAGCGGCGAAGCTTGACGGCATTCAGCAGCTGCTGGAATGGGACGAGCGGACCATCATGCCTGCCAAGGCGGGCACGCATCGCGCCGAGCAAGTTTCTTTACTTGCCGGACTGATTCACGAGCGCCGCACGTCCGCCAAGGTCGGCGAGTTGTTAGCGTCGCTGCGCGACAGTCCCTTGGCCGAAGATCCGCACAGCGATATGGGCACAACAATCCGCGTTCTCTCGCGGGAGTACGAGCGCGACTCGAAACTGCCGCAAGCGCTGGTCGTCGAGCTGAGCAAAGCGAAGGTGCTCGCCCAACAGGTCTGGGTCCAGGCTCGCAGCGGCAACAACTTTCCGCTCTTTCGCCCGCAGCTGGACAACATGTTGAAGCTGATGCGGGAAACGGCCGATGCGATCGGCTACGCCGAGTCGCGCTACGACGCGCTGCTTGACTACTATGAGCCGGAAGCGAAGACGTCGGAAGTCGCCGCCGCCCTGACCGCATTGAAAGACGACCTGGCGCCGCTGGTCGCCGAGATCGCCCAAAGCGGTCGCCATCCCAAGATGGACATCCTGAAGCGCGACTATCCGATCGCGCTGCAGGAAGAGTTCGGCAAGCGCGTCGCCAAAGAGATCGGCTTCGACTTTGAGGCGGGCCGGCTTGACGTGACGCATCATCCGTTCTGCTGCGGCGTTGGTCCGCACGACTGCCGCATCACGACTCGCTACGATCAAAACTTCTTTCCCTCCGCGTTTTACAGCACGCTACATGAAGTCGGACATGGTCTCTACGATCAAGGACTTCGCTCCGATCAATTCGGTTTGCCTCCCGGGTTAGCCGTTTCGCTTGGGCTGCACGAATCGCAGTCGCGGATGTGGGAGAATATGGTCGGCCGCAGCTATCCGTTCTGGCGGCATTACTATCCGGAACTGAAGAAACTGTTCCCGTCGCTCGGCGATACGCCGATGGGCGACTTCCACTTTGCGGTCAACGACGTCCGCCCGTCGCTGATTCGCGTCGAAGCGGATGAAGCGACCTACAATCTGCATATCATCATTCGCTTTGAGCTAGAACAGGCGCTGCTCTCTGGCGACTTGCCGGTCGCCGACTTGCCGGGCGCCTGGAACGAAAAGTACCAACAGCTGCTGGGACTCTCTTCGGATGACGATGCCGATGGATGTCTGCAAGACGTTCACTGGAGCGCCGGCTTGATCGGCTACTTCCCGACCTACTCGCTGGGGAACATGTACTCGGCGCAGCTGTTTGATCAGGCGGCGATCGACCTGGGAGACCTGGCCGAAATGTTCCGCCACGGCGTGTTCATGCCGCTGCTCGACTGGCTCCGCGAGAAGGTTCACCAGCCTGGCAGTTGTTACCCGGCTCCGCAGTTGATGCAAAACATCTGCGGCGAATCGCTCGACCATCGCCCGCTGCTGAAGTACCTGCGAACCAAGTACGCCCCGCTCTACGGGATTGAACACTAA
- the gyrA gene encoding DNA gyrase subunit A gives MSIEDELRESYLTYAMSVIVSRALPDVRDGLKPSQRRILVAMNDLNLTPGAGRVKCAKISGDTSGNYHPHGESVIYPTLVRMAQEWNTRYLLVDKQGNFGSIAGLPPAAMRYTEARMSGYAQMLLEDLRLDTVDYIPTYDERNTEPTVLPSKFPNLLVNGSQGIAVGMATSIPPHNLGEVCQAVVRVIEEPSTPIEELLQIIPGPDFPTGGIICGRSGVRRGYLTGRSTILVRSRTTIDNVKGRNRIVIHDIPYQQTRDRVEERIAAAANEGKIVGISGVRNESDLKEPVRLVIELKRDADPDVVLNQLYQFTPIQDTFSIIMLALVDGKPRTLTIRDLIDEFIRHRVNVIRRRTQFLLAKARQRKHTVEGLLLALADIDEIIRIIRSSSTQAEAKTRLMGIESPASMLARALGEEGFELFQQERGVADVYTLTGVQADAILRMTLGQLVNLEQERLSKEHAGLLEEIREYLRILSDEGNIREIIRDQMLEIGAKFGDKRRTEISHEELGIIDMEDLIEEETMVVSISHSGYIKRTPVTTYKAQRRGGKGIKGAKSEDADPIQHLFVASTHAYLLFFTTKGKVYWQKVYDLPQLSRESRGRAIVNLLQLEEGERIADCRAIRDFNVEDHYLVMATRKGLVKKTKLEAYSRPMKRGIIAIKLREDDELVDVVVAEAGDELILSTAKGMAIRFCEADARPMGRNSSGVKGINLSKDDELVGMVVADPDAQLLTVCEHGYGKRTYFGPNQATTEEAPAGDDDATPEDDSSSDEDELSSSAKYRTQRRGGKGLRDIKASARNGNVVSIVRVDDDDEVLMMTARGKIQRISAAEISIVGRNTQGVRIMSLDKDDALAAVVRVPKDDSVDDEASEEEAATPPTGEATPPPAAEAEPDATPGDAAPEGESSETDEE, from the coding sequence ATGTCGATCGAGGATGAGCTGAGGGAAAGTTACCTGACCTACGCGATGAGCGTCATCGTCAGCCGTGCGCTGCCGGACGTCCGCGACGGTCTGAAACCTTCGCAGCGACGCATTCTGGTCGCGATGAATGACTTAAATCTGACCCCCGGCGCCGGGCGGGTCAAATGCGCCAAGATCTCTGGCGACACCAGCGGTAACTACCACCCGCACGGTGAAAGCGTGATTTACCCGACGCTGGTCCGCATGGCCCAGGAATGGAACACGCGGTACCTGCTGGTCGATAAGCAGGGGAACTTCGGCTCGATCGCCGGCTTGCCTCCGGCGGCTATGCGATATACCGAAGCCCGCATGTCAGGCTACGCTCAGATGCTGCTGGAAGACCTGCGGCTCGACACGGTCGATTACATCCCGACCTACGACGAACGGAACACCGAGCCGACCGTGTTGCCGAGCAAGTTCCCCAACTTGCTGGTCAACGGCTCGCAAGGAATCGCAGTCGGCATGGCGACGTCGATTCCGCCGCACAACCTGGGCGAAGTCTGCCAGGCCGTCGTTCGCGTGATCGAAGAGCCGAGCACGCCGATCGAAGAGTTGCTGCAAATCATCCCGGGCCCCGACTTCCCGACCGGCGGCATCATCTGCGGCCGCAGCGGCGTACGTCGCGGTTACCTGACCGGGCGCAGCACGATCCTGGTCCGCTCGCGCACGACCATAGACAACGTCAAGGGTCGCAACCGGATCGTCATTCATGACATTCCGTATCAGCAAACGCGCGACCGCGTCGAAGAACGGATCGCCGCCGCCGCCAACGAAGGCAAGATCGTCGGCATCAGCGGCGTGCGGAACGAAAGTGATCTGAAAGAGCCGGTTCGCTTGGTGATCGAGCTGAAGCGCGACGCCGATCCCGACGTGGTGCTGAACCAGCTTTATCAGTTCACGCCGATCCAGGACACGTTCTCGATCATCATGCTGGCGCTGGTCGACGGCAAGCCGCGCACGTTGACGATTCGCGACTTGATCGACGAGTTCATCCGCCATCGCGTCAACGTGATCCGCCGCCGGACGCAGTTCCTGCTGGCCAAGGCTCGCCAGCGAAAGCACACCGTCGAAGGTTTGCTGCTGGCCCTGGCCGACATCGACGAGATCATCCGCATCATCCGCTCTTCGAGCACCCAGGCCGAAGCGAAAACGCGGCTGATGGGGATCGAGTCGCCTGCTTCGATGCTGGCTCGCGCCCTCGGCGAAGAAGGCTTCGAGCTCTTCCAACAGGAACGGGGCGTCGCCGACGTCTACACGCTGACCGGCGTTCAAGCCGACGCGATCTTGCGGATGACGCTGGGCCAGTTAGTCAATCTGGAACAAGAGCGGCTGTCGAAAGAACATGCCGGTTTGCTGGAAGAGATTCGCGAGTACCTTCGTATCTTGTCGGACGAGGGGAACATTCGCGAAATCATCCGCGATCAAATGCTCGAAATCGGAGCGAAGTTCGGCGACAAGCGTCGTACCGAAATCTCGCACGAAGAGCTCGGCATTATCGACATGGAGGACTTGATTGAAGAAGAGACGATGGTCGTCTCGATCAGTCACAGCGGCTACATCAAGCGAACGCCGGTCACGACCTACAAGGCTCAGCGACGCGGCGGCAAGGGAATCAAAGGCGCCAAGAGCGAAGACGCCGATCCGATTCAGCACTTGTTTGTCGCCAGCACCCACGCCTACCTTCTCTTCTTCACCACGAAGGGGAAAGTCTACTGGCAAAAGGTGTACGACCTACCGCAGCTGTCGCGCGAAAGCCGCGGTCGCGCGATCGTCAACTTGCTGCAGCTGGAAGAAGGGGAACGGATCGCCGACTGCCGTGCGATTCGCGACTTCAACGTCGAAGATCACTACCTGGTAATGGCGACCCGCAAAGGCCTGGTCAAAAAGACGAAGCTCGAAGCCTATAGCCGTCCGATGAAGCGCGGCATCATCGCGATCAAGCTGCGAGAAGATGACGAGCTGGTCGACGTCGTCGTGGCCGAAGCGGGCGACGAGTTGATCTTGTCGACCGCCAAGGGGATGGCGATTCGCTTTTGCGAAGCAGACGCCCGACCGATGGGTCGTAACTCCAGCGGCGTCAAAGGGATCAACCTGTCGAAAGACGACGAGTTGGTCGGGATGGTCGTCGCCGACCCTGACGCCCAGCTGCTGACCGTCTGCGAACATGGTTACGGCAAGCGAACCTACTTTGGCCCGAACCAGGCGACCACCGAAGAAGCGCCAGCCGGCGACGATGACGCCACGCCCGAAGATGATTCTTCCAGCGACGAAGACGAATTGTCGTCGAGCGCCAAGTACCGCACGCAGCGCCGTGGCGGCAAGGGCCTTCGCGACATCAAGGCGTCGGCCCGCAACGGCAACGTCGTCTCGATCGTTCGCGTCGATGACGACGACGAAGTGTTGATGATGACCGCCCGCGGCAAGATCCAGCGGATCTCAGCGGCCGAAATCAGCATCGTCGGCCGCAATACCCAAGGGGTGCGGATCATGTCGCTCGACAAGGATGACGCGTTGGCTGCGGTCGTTCGCGTGCCGAAAGACGACAGCGTTGACGACGAAGCGAGCGAAGAAGAAGCCGCCACGCCGCCGACCGGTGAAGCGACTCCGCCGCCGGCGGCCGAGGCCGAGCCGGACGCGACGCCAGGCGACGCGGCTCCGGAAGGCGAATCCTCGGAAACGGACGAGGAATAA
- a CDS encoding NADPH-dependent FMN reductase: MTKVKVLAFAGSARRDSHNKQVISIAAAGATAAGGDVTLIDLADYPLPIFNEDLEADGRPENVKKLKQLFLEHDALLLSCPEYNSSITPLLKNTIDWVSRPDPGEPRLAAYRGKVAAIMSASPGALGGLRGLVHVRSILSNIGVVVLPEQIAVPDAANAFSADGSLKDLERHAAIHSLGETLVHLASKLQS; encoded by the coding sequence ATGACGAAAGTGAAAGTTCTGGCGTTTGCCGGAAGTGCGCGACGCGATTCCCATAACAAGCAAGTGATCTCGATCGCCGCCGCAGGCGCTACCGCGGCTGGGGGCGATGTGACGCTGATCGACCTGGCTGACTATCCGCTGCCGATCTTCAACGAAGATCTGGAGGCGGACGGCCGGCCTGAAAACGTCAAGAAGCTGAAGCAGCTGTTCCTGGAACATGACGCACTGCTCCTCTCTTGCCCGGAGTACAACAGCTCGATCACGCCGCTGCTGAAGAACACGATCGACTGGGTTTCGCGTCCCGACCCCGGCGAGCCGCGGTTGGCCGCCTATCGGGGAAAGGTCGCGGCGATCATGAGCGCCTCGCCGGGCGCGCTGGGAGGACTTCGCGGCCTGGTGCATGTTCGCTCGATCCTGAGCAACATCGGCGTCGTCGTCTTGCCCGAACAGATCGCCGTTCCGGACGCCGCCAACGCCTTCTCGGCCGACGGTTCGCTGAAAGACCTGGAGCGGCACGCGGCGATTCACTCCCTTGGCGAGACGCTGGTGCATCTGGCGTCCAAGCTGCAGAGTTAG
- the purE gene encoding 5-(carboxyamino)imidazole ribonucleotide mutase, with protein sequence MSEKPAVQVGIVMGSDSDWPKINGVAKALEEFGIGYEAHVMSAHRTPHIVGEWATTAASRGLKVVIAAAGGAAHLAGVVAAHTTLPVIGLPVPTAELGGLDSLLSTVQMPGDVPVASMAVGMGGPRNAGLFAVQILSLSDPDLAAKFAEFKTKLVDKITAKDAKFQESLGK encoded by the coding sequence ATGAGCGAGAAACCCGCGGTCCAAGTCGGCATCGTGATGGGTAGCGATAGCGATTGGCCGAAAATCAATGGCGTTGCCAAAGCGCTGGAAGAATTCGGAATCGGTTACGAAGCTCACGTGATGAGCGCTCATCGTACGCCGCATATCGTCGGCGAATGGGCCACGACTGCGGCCAGCCGCGGTTTGAAGGTGGTGATCGCCGCTGCCGGCGGCGCGGCTCACCTGGCCGGCGTCGTCGCCGCTCACACCACCTTGCCGGTGATTGGCCTGCCGGTTCCGACGGCCGAATTGGGCGGGCTCGACTCGCTGCTGTCGACCGTGCAGATGCCGGGCGACGTTCCGGTCGCCAGCATGGCGGTCGGCATGGGCGGTCCGCGGAACGCCGGTCTGTTCGCGGTGCAGATCTTGTCGTTGTCTGATCCCGATCTGGCCGCCAAGTTCGCCGAATTCAAGACCAAGCTGGTCGACAAGATCACGGCCAAGGACGCCAAGTTCCAAGAGTCGCTCGGCAAGTAA
- a CDS encoding formylglycine-generating enzyme family protein, which translates to MYEAVMGANPSRWKGPRNSVEMTSLTDAETFCKKVTQLLRDAKLIDADQEIRLPTDAEWEHCCRAGTTTKYHFGDDVKKLDDYAWYTGNAAGNDPPVGAKKPNPWGLYDMHGYIDEWTKRDPDQRQQAHVRGGSWKSTADQCRSDAVQTIPVTTQDDAVGFRCVLATKVK; encoded by the coding sequence TTGTACGAAGCGGTGATGGGCGCCAATCCGTCGCGCTGGAAAGGCCCTCGCAATTCGGTGGAGATGACGTCGCTGACGGATGCCGAGACTTTTTGCAAAAAGGTCACCCAGTTGCTGCGCGACGCCAAGCTAATCGACGCCGACCAGGAGATTCGTCTACCAACCGACGCCGAGTGGGAACACTGCTGCCGCGCTGGCACAACGACGAAATACCACTTCGGCGACGACGTGAAAAAGCTGGACGATTACGCTTGGTACACCGGCAACGCCGCCGGCAATGACCCGCCGGTCGGAGCGAAAAAGCCGAACCCGTGGGGCCTGTATGACATGCATGGCTACATCGACGAATGGACCAAACGCGACCCTGACCAACGTCAACAGGCGCATGTTCGTGGCGGCAGTTGGAAGTCGACCGCCGACCAGTGCCGCTCTGACGCGGTGCAAACGATTCCGGTGACGACCCAAGACGATGCGGTTGGCTTTCGCTGTGTGCTGGCGACCAAAGTGAAGTAA